CGTTGTTCAACTACTTTTGGACGTTTCTCAATGGATACTCTGTCTTTGATTATACCTCGGGTTTGTTTATAGTTGCCTCTTTTGAATCTGCGCCTGCCATGTCTTAAAAATTTATACAGATTTTTATAGGGCGCGTCAGCTCTGCGATTACTCTTTTTACAGTCCCATATCCATTGATAGATGCATTCTAGAGAAACACCCTGAACGCCCATGCACTTCCATTCTACAGCAATCAATTCTGGACTTAGTTGTTCATTCTTTAACCAATTAGCTGCCTGATTTTTAAGCGACTTTGTGAATTTTACTGCCTTGTTTTTTTGTTTGTGCCTTAAACTTGTTTTTTCTTGCGCCAAATCAGGAATATAGCTACCTGCGTGTAGACCACGCTTGCCAATATTTCTTTGTAATTCACGCGTGATGGTAGATTTATGTACGCCTATTAAATCAGCAATATCTTTTTTGCTTTTTCCTGCGGTCAAAAGTATTCCAATTTGGTATCTTTGTTCCTGGTCGAGTTGTTTATATATTTTTTTCACAAATCAAATTTAGCACTTGGCTAATCATTGGGGGCTAGCCCCCAATGATTTAATTTGAGTTGCACTTATTTGTTGAACTTAGAGAATAATGAATTACAATTTTATTGCACCATATTATCATTCGTTGAGTCAGTTGTTTTTTTTGAATAGGCAACATCAAGCTCATTTTTTGATTTTAAAACATTTAAAAGATGGTGACAAAATTCTGTGGATAGGAGGAGGAGCTGGAAAGTTTATTTCAGCGTTAGAACAACACAACTTGAAATTAGAAATAGATTATATTGATTTTTCTTTTAAAATGATTGATTTAGCAAAAAAAGTAAACACAAGTAATTTGAAAATCAATTTTATTGTTTCAGACATTTTTGAATTTAAAACGTCAAAAAAATACGACGTAGTGATGACCACTTTTTTATTTGATCATTTTTCTCAGGAAAGAGCAGAAAAATTAGTTGATCAATTGAATGATAATTTGAAGCCTAAAGGAATTTGGTTTTATGTAGATTTCACTCAAGATCAAAACGGTTGGCAGAAAATAATAACAAACTTTATGTTGAGATTTTTTAGAATTGCTATAGGTTTAGATATAACTCAATTACCCAAAATGCAACAAGTTTTCGCTAAAAGATATGAGAATATTGATAGTCAATTTTTTTTCAAGAAGTACATCGAAAGTAACGTTTATCAAAAGAAATAAAAAAAAGCGATTCTTGATTACACTGCCCCCAAAAAGTTAGACACTTTTGGGGGCATTTTTTATGACAAGAAAAGTAAAATATGGTGTAGCATTTAAGTTACGCTGTGTGAAAGAAGTTTTAGAAAAACATCGAACAATACGTTCAATTAGTAAAAAAGAAAATATACATGCTTCTTTATTAAAGAAATGGGTTTCTGATTATCATAATCAAGGAATTTCAGGTATAGAACCTAAAAAAAACCAAACGTATAGCGTTGAATTTAAGTTGAAAGTTATTAAGACTATAACTAGTCAATATCTTAGTTTACGAGAAGCCAGAGTTAAATTTAATATTCCAAGTGAATCGGTTATTATAAAATGGCAAAAAGATTTTGCTACCTTTGGAATAGACGGATTAAAACCCAAACCAAAAGGCCGTCCCAAGACTATGAGCACATCTAAGGGTGGACCTAAAAAATCGAAACAACCATTATCAAGAGAAGAAGAACTATTGTTAGAGATTGAACGTTTACGTTGTGAAGTTGCACTCTTAAAAAAGTTCAATGCCTTAATTCAAGCCGAGGAAGAAAAACAAAAGAAACTTGGACACAAGCCATAAATGAATTAAGGCCAGAATTTCATCTAAATTTACTTTTAGATTGTACACATATGGCTAGAAGCAGCTTTTACTATCATATTTCACGTAGTAAAACAGATAAATACGAGGAATTAAAACTTAAGATAAAATCCATTTATCATCAGCATAAAGGGCGATATGGCTATCGACGAATTACCGATGAATTAAGAAAATCAGGAACTATCATCAATCATAAAACTGTTCTTAAACTGATGAATAGCTTAGGATTAAAGAGTTTGATTCGAAGAAAAAAATACAAATCTTACAAAGGAGAACAAGGAAAGATTGCACCAAACATCTTGCAAAGAGCATTTAAGGCTGATAAACCCAACCAAAAATGGGTAACAGATGTTACCGAGTTTAAAGTAAAAGATA
This portion of the Empedobacter stercoris genome encodes:
- a CDS encoding IS30 family transposase: MKKIYKQLDQEQRYQIGILLTAGKSKKDIADLIGVHKSTITRELQRNIGKRGLHAGSYIPDLAQEKTSLRHKQKNKAVKFTKSLKNQAANWLKNEQLSPELIAVEWKCMGVQGVSLECIYQWIWDCKKSNRRADAPYKNLYKFLRHGRRRFKRGNYKQTRGIIKDRVSIEKRPKVVEQRERLGDIEVDLMMGKDHKSALLVMTDRATLVTTLDKLQGKDAQNIQELINKRISRIGSSWIKTMTFDNGKEFAGHKQIAEKHHIKTYFTRPYTSQDKGTVENRIGLIRRFLPKKTDLNLVSNLRIKQIEKLINNRRVRKFGYISPIEKLKSTWPVALIT
- a CDS encoding class I SAM-dependent methyltransferase, with the translated sequence MNYNFIAPYYHSLSQLFFLNRQHQAHFLILKHLKDGDKILWIGGGAGKFISALEQHNLKLEIDYIDFSFKMIDLAKKVNTSNLKINFIVSDIFEFKTSKKYDVVMTTFLFDHFSQERAEKLVDQLNDNLKPKGIWFYVDFTQDQNGWQKIITNFMLRFFRIAIGLDITQLPKMQQVFAKRYENIDSQFFFKKYIESNVYQKK
- a CDS encoding IS3 family transposase (programmed frameshift) — its product is MTRKVKYGVAFKLRCVKEVLEKHRTIRSISKKENIHASLLKKWVSDYHNQGISGIEPKKNQTYSVEFKLKVIKTITSQYLSLREARVKFNIPSESVIIKWQKDFATFGIDGLKPKPKGRPKTMSTSKGGPKKSKQPLSREEELLLEIERLRCEGCTLKKVQCLNSSRGRKTKETWTQAINELRPEFHLNLLLDCTHMARSSFYYHISRSKTDKYEELKLKIKSIYHQHKGRYGYRRITDELRKSGTIINHKTVLKLMNSLGLKSLIRRKKYKSYKGEQGKIAPNILQRAFKADKPNQKWVTDVTEFKVKDKKLYLSPIMDLYNQEIISYELSERPVFNQVTQMLKKAFKITKDTKDLILHSDQGWQYQMKQYQALLNEKGIIQSMSRKGNCLDNAIIENFFGILKSELFYLQKFNSIEELKKEIKQYIYYYNNDRIKSNLNKMSPIQYRTHFYNY